From the genome of Pseudomonas sp. WJP1:
ATCGCCAGCGCCGACACTGAAGCGAAGGGGCGGTGGTCGTTGCGCGCCAGGGCTTCGGCAATGGCCGGGTTGGCGCTGCTTTCGACGATCACCTGATGAAAGCGCATGTTGAGGTCATGGAATGCCTCAAGGTCTTCTTCGGTCACGTAGCCTTTGTCGAACAGCGCATCGCCTTGCACCAGGCATTCGCGCAACGCCGCCTGCGCCTGTTCACTCAAGCCGCGTTCGGCGCTCTGCCGCGCCGCCAATCCCTCCAGCACCCCGCGCACCTCGACGGCTCCGGCGATATCGTCGGCACTCACCGAGCGTACCTGATAGCCCCGTCCGCCATGGCGCACCAGCAAGCCTTCCTGTTCCAGGGTGACGAAGGCCATGCGCACCGGCATGCGCGAGACGCCGAAACGTTCCGCCGTCGGAATTTCCATCAGCCGTTCGCCCGCCGCCAGCTCGCCCGAGGCGATCATTTTGCGCAGTGCGACCAGCACCATTTGACCCGGTTTGCTCATGCAGGCGACTTCCAGAGAGTGGTTCGCCATAGTAACGCAAGGAGGGGGCGGATGCAGGGGCGACAAGCGCCCCTGGTGGGGAGGGTCAGAGTGACAGTGGGTAGCTGACGATCACGCGGGTCTGATCGAAGTCGCTGTTGAAACTGCGACGGTTGGTGGCGTTGTTGATTCGCACGCTGAGGTTTTTCAGCGCGCCACTTTGCAGGGTGTAGCTGACCTCGGTGTCGCGTTCCCATTCCTTGCCGTTGCTGCCGGCCTTGGTGGTGGCGTCGTCGCCGTGGCCGTAGCGGGTCATCAGCAGCAAGCCGGGGATGCCGACGGCGACGAAGTTGTAATCGTAGCGAGCCTGCCACGAACGCTCATCGGCGTTACTGAAGTTGCCGTTGAACATGTCATTGCCCAGGGTGCGGCCACTGCTGCCATACACGGACATCCAGCCGGTGTCGCCGCTGACCTTTTGCAGCCCCAGGTACAGGGTGTGGCCCCCCAGGTTGGCCGAGAACAGCCCGTAGGCGGTATGGCTTTGCACGTTGCCGATAAGGGCGCTGCCGTCATCCTTGTCGACGAAATAGCCCAGGTTCGCGCCGAGGGTCCAGTCACCGAATTTCTGTTTATGCAGCAGGTTCAGATAGCTTTGCTGATAGATGTCTTCGAGCTGCGAATACCAGGCGCCGACCAGGGTCTGTTGTTCGTTGAAGCGGTACTCGGCGCCCGCATAGTTGAAACCGTCCGACATGACGGTAGGCGCCGCCCAGGCCGAGAGGTCTTGCATGTTCGAGGAGTTGCGCAGGCTCACGTCGGTGTATCGACCTGCCTGCAGGTTCAGGCCAGGGAGCTCGCGGGACACCAGCATGGTGCCCTGGAAGGTCTGTGGCAGCAGGCGCCCGTCGTCGTAGCGCAACAGCGGAATATCCGGCATCAGCTCACCCAGCATCAGCTCCGTCTCGGACAAGCGCATTTTTGCCGCCACCCCGGCGCGCCCGTAGTTGTCGGCGGAGTGACCATCGTCGTGCACCGGTAGCAGCTCCGAACCGCTGCGTTGCGGGCCGCTGTCGAGCTTGACGCCAAGCATCGCTATGCCGTCCAGGCCAAAACCGAGCAAGCCGGGGGTGTAACCGGAACTGAATTTGAGAATCGCGCCCTGGGCCCATTCTTCGATCTTGCTCTTGCTGGCGCCAGGATCGTTGAAGTCACGATTGAAGTAGTAATTGCGCAGCAGCAGGCTGGTCTTGGAGTCTTCGAAAAAGCCGCCGCTTTCGGCTTGCGCCGAAGGTAACAGGGCAAGCGCCATTGCACCGCCGAGCAGGGCCCGGGGAGGGAGGGGGAAGCTGGTCATTATTGTTATTTTCCTGGGAGGATGTAGTCAGTAGCGGGGGCGGCCCCCGCTACCTCTTTGCAAAGGTGTCAGGCCTGGCTGAGTTGGGCGCCAGGCTGTGGTTGGGCACCAGGCCGCAGTGCCAAAAGCACAGCGGCGGCGATGACGAAAACCACGGCAAACACCCCATACAGGTGCAGGGGTTGCCAGCCACTGTCCAGCAACAGACCGGCGACGGTCGGCGAAAGAATCGCGCCGATGCGCCCGATACCGATGCCCCAACCGACCCCCGTCGTGCGCACCGAAGCGTCGTAGACAATCGGCGACAGTGCGTACAAACCCGCCACGCAACCGTTGGAGAACAGCCCGATCAACAGGCCCAGGCCGAGTGCCATTGCTACCGATGAAGCGGAGCCGACGAACAGTACCAACAGCCCCGCGGTGATCAGCATGAACAGCGACAGCACCCGGGTCAGCCGCCAGCGTGAGGCGAGGCCGCCAATCAGCGCGGCGCCGAAGATACCACCGACGCTCAGCAGCACACCGCCGCTGATGCCTTGCTGTGCCGACAGCCCTGCCGAGACCAGCAGCTTGGGCGTCCAGCTCATCACGAAGTAAAAACCGAACATCACCAGGAAGAACAACAGCCAGATCAGCAGCGTGGTGCGCCGCGAATCAGGCGAGAGCAACTGCGCCAGGCGCCCACGGCCTGAAGTCGGCGCAGAGAGGGCGACGGGCAGTTCGCGCAGTGCCGGCTGGCCGAGGCGAGCGGCCAGTCGATTGATGCGCGCCAGGGCGTTCGCCGGGCGGCGGGCGATCAGGAAATCCAGGGATTCCGGCAAATACAGCAGCACCAGGGGAATGACCGCCAGGGTCACGGCGCCACCGAACAGGAACACCGAGCGCCAGCCAAAGTGCGTCAGCAACCACACCGACAACAGCCCGCCCAAGGTCGCACCCAAGGCATAACCGGTCGATTGCAGGCTTACCGCCAGCCCGCGCCAGCGCTTGTTGGCGTATTCACTGGCAATCACGTTGCTGCTGGCCAGGATCCCGCCGATACCCAAGCCGGTCAGCCCGCGCAGTAGCGCCAGTTGCAGCGGCGTCTGGCTCAGCGCCGACAACAGCATGCCGATCCCCGAGAGCAGCAAGCAAAACAGGATCAGAGGGCGACGACCAAAGCGATCCGCCCATGGCGCGATGAACAAAGAGCCCGCCGCCATGCCAAACAGCCCGGCACTCAACAGCAGCCCGATCTGCGCGCCGTTCAAGCCCCATTCGGCGGACACCGAGGAGGCCGTGAAGGCCATCACCAGCACGTCGAAGCCATCGATCATGTTCAGGACAATACAGATGCCCACGGCCAACCATTGGAAGTGCGCCATGGGGCGTTCATCTACCACGCTCTTGAGATCGACACTCATGGCTGCCCCTCGAGAAGAGGCTGGGAAAAGGCAAAGCGAGAAAGGCACGCGTTGGTGGGTGCAAGCCGAAGCTTGAGCCCGATTGAGAAGTCATTCATCCCGACACCCTTGTTATTTTTATGAGCGGGCAGGCGCTGTACCTGACACCGTGCAGTGCCAGTCAATCAATATATGGATCCATTGAAAAGTGCTTTTGATCGGGGTTTTATCGATGGATTTCTTGTTTGTTAATAAATTCGTTAAAAATCAATAAGTTAATATAGTTTATAAAGTGTTCGATTATCGGCCGTGTTTTTTG
Proteins encoded in this window:
- a CDS encoding GntR family transcriptional regulator — its product is MSKPGQMVLVALRKMIASGELAAGERLMEIPTAERFGVSRMPVRMAFVTLEQEGLLVRHGGRGYQVRSVSADDIAGAVEVRGVLEGLAARQSAERGLSEQAQAALRECLVQGDALFDKGYVTEEDLEAFHDLNMRFHQVIVESSANPAIAEALARNDHRPFASVSALAIDREDMAREYRRFNFAHMQHHSVFDALVSRQGARAEAIMREHANATLRYAEVFGAISHGERVKVISRGE
- a CDS encoding MFS transporter, with amino-acid sequence MSVDLKSVVDERPMAHFQWLAVGICIVLNMIDGFDVLVMAFTASSVSAEWGLNGAQIGLLLSAGLFGMAAGSLFIAPWADRFGRRPLILFCLLLSGIGMLLSALSQTPLQLALLRGLTGLGIGGILASSNVIASEYANKRWRGLAVSLQSTGYALGATLGGLLSVWLLTHFGWRSVFLFGGAVTLAVIPLVLLYLPESLDFLIARRPANALARINRLAARLGQPALRELPVALSAPTSGRGRLAQLLSPDSRRTTLLIWLLFFLVMFGFYFVMSWTPKLLVSAGLSAQQGISGGVLLSVGGIFGAALIGGLASRWRLTRVLSLFMLITAGLLVLFVGSASSVAMALGLGLLIGLFSNGCVAGLYALSPIVYDASVRTTGVGWGIGIGRIGAILSPTVAGLLLDSGWQPLHLYGVFAVVFVIAAAVLLALRPGAQPQPGAQLSQA
- a CDS encoding OprD family porin, translating into MALALLPSAQAESGGFFEDSKTSLLLRNYYFNRDFNDPGASKSKIEEWAQGAILKFSSGYTPGLLGFGLDGIAMLGVKLDSGPQRSGSELLPVHDDGHSADNYGRAGVAAKMRLSETELMLGELMPDIPLLRYDDGRLLPQTFQGTMLVSRELPGLNLQAGRYTDVSLRNSSNMQDLSAWAAPTVMSDGFNYAGAEYRFNEQQTLVGAWYSQLEDIYQQSYLNLLHKQKFGDWTLGANLGYFVDKDDGSALIGNVQSHTAYGLFSANLGGHTLYLGLQKVSGDTGWMSVYGSSGRTLGNDMFNGNFSNADERSWQARYDYNFVAVGIPGLLLMTRYGHGDDATTKAGSNGKEWERDTEVSYTLQSGALKNLSVRINNATNRRSFNSDFDQTRVIVSYPLSL